A portion of the Falsibacillus albus genome contains these proteins:
- a CDS encoding LysM peptidoglycan-binding and 3D domain-containing protein, producing MKKSIVALATAATFTGVMAGTASAQEYEVNKGDTLWGISHNFDTTVDNLKNWNDLTSNIIYPEQRLTVKPEKHHTVKEDETLWGIALQNEVTVDQLMSWNKLTTDLIHPGDDIVIYPSEKSNKSEIKNDDKQAPAAPAKEESSSAQPSAPAPKEESKPAATASDSNVAKEITMKATGYTANCDGCSGTTATGLDLKANPDAKVISVDPSVIPLGSKVYVEGYGYATAADTGGAIKGNRIDIFFPSKDQAINWGVRTVKVKVLK from the coding sequence ATGAAAAAATCTATCGTAGCGTTAGCAACAGCAGCCACATTTACAGGTGTCATGGCTGGAACTGCTTCCGCACAAGAGTATGAAGTAAATAAGGGAGACACACTTTGGGGTATTTCACACAACTTCGATACAACGGTTGATAACTTAAAAAACTGGAACGACTTGACGTCGAATATTATTTATCCCGAACAGCGTTTGACAGTAAAACCCGAAAAACATCATACCGTTAAGGAAGATGAAACTTTATGGGGAATCGCTCTTCAAAATGAGGTTACAGTCGATCAATTAATGAGCTGGAATAAGCTGACGACTGACCTGATTCATCCGGGAGATGATATTGTCATCTATCCAAGCGAGAAATCAAATAAATCTGAAATCAAAAATGATGATAAACAGGCTCCAGCTGCCCCGGCAAAGGAAGAAAGTTCATCCGCACAACCTTCTGCTCCGGCTCCAAAAGAAGAGAGTAAACCTGCTGCGACTGCTTCAGACAGCAACGTCGCAAAAGAAATCACGATGAAAGCAACCGGCTATACCGCTAATTGTGACGGTTGTTCCGGTACGACGGCAACTGGACTGGATTTAAAAGCTAACCCTGATGCAAAAGTAATCTCAGTTGATCCAAGTGTCATTCCATTAGGGTCAAAAGTATATGTCGAAGGTTATGGCTACGCAACAGCTGCCGATACCGGCGGTGCTATTAAGGGCAATCGCATCGACATCTTCTTCCCATCCAAAGACCAAGCGATCAATTGGGGAGTACGTACTGTCAAAGTAAAAGTATTGAAATAA
- a CDS encoding PH domain-containing protein — protein MGFLDSLLGNASEVDLEKVEKEMERILIENERIEQAYKVIRDLMVFTNKRLLLIDKQGVTGKKVDYHSVPYKSITHFSVETAGTFDLDSELKIWISSTALPISKQFRKDESVFDIQQALAKYVIS, from the coding sequence ATGGGTTTTTTAGATAGTTTATTAGGGAATGCCTCAGAAGTCGACTTGGAAAAAGTCGAAAAGGAAATGGAGCGAATCCTCATTGAAAATGAAAGAATTGAACAGGCATATAAAGTTATTCGTGATCTAATGGTTTTTACAAACAAACGCCTCCTTTTGATCGACAAACAAGGAGTTACAGGGAAAAAGGTGGATTATCATTCCGTTCCGTATAAAAGTATTACACATTTCAGTGTCGAAACAGCAGGAACCTTCGATTTGGATTCCGAGCTGAAAATATGGATCTCCTCCACCGCCCTCCCCATCTCTAAGCAATTCAGGAAGGATGAAAGTGTTTTTGACATTCAACAAGCGTTGGCAAAGTATGTTATCAGCTGA